Within the Dolichospermum compactum NIES-806 genome, the region ATGAGGAGAGCGCATAGTCGCCGTCCCTTAGATATTTTAGAAGCCAAAGCCCTCGTAGTCATTGCTTGTTACATCGCTCGGCGGTTAACAGTCGTCATCCGCCAACTACTAACCATATATCAACAATTAGCCCAAAAACAGATTCCCCCAGAACAAAATTTAAGATTAGCTAATTACCTAGAAAGGTTTAGAACCCACTTTAAAAGTCGGATGAATTCCCGGCGTTCTGGTGTAATAGCATTAAATTCTGATGAAAAATTAGATGAACTAGCTATAGACTTATTAGGAAAATTACTATTCTGCACAGGTACGGCGGGAATGCAGCGATACTGGATTTCTCTTTTTGACGGTGAAGTGGAGTAGAGTAAATAAAATGAATATCCAACGTAAATATAGTTTACCTAATTGCACCCTGCTCCTAGAAGGGTTAAGTGACATGACACGGACAGCTAACTTTCAAGAAATGCGTCCCGAACTATCCATATTAGTGAATGCAGAATGCCATTTATCTAATTATGATCAACCCATAAGTGGAGGTAGAGAATTTTTTGAAAGCTTAGTTAGAGCCGTGAGTGCTTACGCTCAAGAAGTTTTAAGCAATATACCCAATCCCCAAGGCAAAAAATTTGAACATCAAAATTCAGAATTAGTTGAATTACAGAAAATTGACAGCAACAGACACAAATTAATTGTTCACTCTGAAATCACAGCAGACAATCAAGGGGGAAATAACAACCCCGGACAACCGCTGCAAGTCGTCCTCAACACAGTCCAATTATTTGATTTAGTTGAAGCCGTAGATCAGTTTTTTGCTGATAGCCAGACTTTACCAGAATTATCCCTAGAACTATACCCAGTTCATCGCAGTTATGGTGGTTCTAGTCAAACCTTAATTAAACAAGCAATCCCCGCTACCGTCGGCGTATCCAGCCTAGCCGTAGCTGCCCTAGCCTTTAGTTTAATTCCTGCCCCCCAAATTCGTCCACCTCAAGTCAAACCAGAAACACAGTCCAGCGCCTCCACACCCACACCCATAGCGTCAGTATCACCCTCCATTACACCCACAGTAGCAGCCACCCCCACAACCACAACCACAGCATCAGAAACCCCTGTTAACAAGGATTTGGAAGCACTTTTAAAGACAGTTCCAGAAATAACAGATCCATCTCAATTACGGGCATTAAATCGCCAAGTTTACAATCAAATTCATCCCGCTTGGACAAATCGCTCAGAATTACCAGAGGATTTAGTTTATCGTTTAGGTGTGGCCGCCGATGGTAGTATTGTTGGTTATAAAGCAGTAAATCAGAAAGCTAGTGATGCGATCGATAAAACACCACTACCTAGACTACTCTATAATCCTGCTAATCGCGTCCCTAATGAACCTATTGCTCAATTCAAAGTCGTATTTACCCAAAAAGGGTTTCTAGAAATTAGTCCCTGGTTAGGATACGCTAAAACACCAGAAGTAACTGGCGAAAAAATTACTGATATCAATAAAATCAAGGATTTAAATCAAAAGCTGTATAGTACAATTCGTCAAAATTGGAGTGTTACTCCTACCTTTGCTAAGGATTTAAAATATCGAGTAGCAGTGAATAAAGAAGGGGTAATAGCGGACTATGAACCACTTAATCAAGTCGCTTTTGATTATTTCCGGGAAACTCCTCTACCTCAGATGTTCCAATCAGTGTATGGCTCAAATGTAGCTGCACCTGATAATAAACAACCTCTAGCTCATTTTCAGGTACTATTTACACCCAAGGGAGAATTAAAAGTCGACCCTTGGAAGGGATATAAATAATTGTCAGTTCTCAGTTGTCAGTTGTCAGTTGTACTTCTTCTTCCTCCTGACTCCTGACTCCTAGCTCTCACGAAAAGATTTTTAAAGTTATGATATTCAAAATTTTGGCAAATTTTTTCATATTAGTAATTATAGCTGTTTGGGTAATGGCGATCGCTCTAATTTCTGTCCAAAATGCTACTCCTGTATCTTTACGGTTTTTGGTCTTTCAATCCATACAAATTCCCTTTGGGTTAATGTTAGCTTTTAGTCTGGCTGTC harbors:
- a CDS encoding lipopolysaccharide assembly protein LapA domain-containing protein produces the protein MIFKILANFFILVIIAVWVMAIALISVQNATPVSLRFLVFQSIQIPFGLMLAFSLAVGLLGTAVLQPLWGLGESQSRIDEDAEFFVDDEDF
- a CDS encoding DUF3038 domain-containing protein, coding for MNVSASIPSLNSPNAQGTPMILDTLPDPAIAGQVCPARTRLQIDLMLLAIEALELGGSEAILSFAEELDLKGIIKNRVNLWRMRASNPMRRAHSRRPLDILEAKALVVIACYIARRLTVVIRQLLTIYQQLAQKQIPPEQNLRLANYLERFRTHFKSRMNSRRSGVIALNSDEKLDELAIDLLGKLLFCTGTAGMQRYWISLFDGEVE
- a CDS encoding DUF4335 domain-containing protein; this translates as MNIQRKYSLPNCTLLLEGLSDMTRTANFQEMRPELSILVNAECHLSNYDQPISGGREFFESLVRAVSAYAQEVLSNIPNPQGKKFEHQNSELVELQKIDSNRHKLIVHSEITADNQGGNNNPGQPLQVVLNTVQLFDLVEAVDQFFADSQTLPELSLELYPVHRSYGGSSQTLIKQAIPATVGVSSLAVAALAFSLIPAPQIRPPQVKPETQSSASTPTPIASVSPSITPTVAATPTTTTTASETPVNKDLEALLKTVPEITDPSQLRALNRQVYNQIHPAWTNRSELPEDLVYRLGVAADGSIVGYKAVNQKASDAIDKTPLPRLLYNPANRVPNEPIAQFKVVFTQKGFLEISPWLGYAKTPEVTGEKITDINKIKDLNQKLYSTIRQNWSVTPTFAKDLKYRVAVNKEGVIADYEPLNQVAFDYFRETPLPQMFQSVYGSNVAAPDNKQPLAHFQVLFTPKGELKVDPWKGYK